A window of Vescimonas fastidiosa contains these coding sequences:
- a CDS encoding HAD-IIB family hydrolase translates to MGKFQGVLLVSDFDNTLVYTEEVLLGGGSLPPLSRENRRALEYFTAQGGLFSVATGRALPSFAPIAPTLPMNGPTVLFNGAAIYDFARGEYLCTAFLPDSIRRDLHAVELAFPGLAAEIYHDGSQIHTLHPNDLTRNHMALTHSAATEADSILQVPMPISKVLFEETGQRGRDLERYIRSQPWARDFEIVRSGKFFLEITAKGATKGAMTQKLASVLGIRAENVCCVGDQANDLTMLAAAGHAFAPANAIEAVRRAPGVELLPDCREDALAALIDRLDGLYA, encoded by the coding sequence ATGGGAAAATTTCAAGGTGTCCTCCTGGTCAGCGACTTTGATAATACCTTGGTCTATACCGAGGAGGTTCTTTTGGGCGGCGGTTCTCTGCCGCCCCTTTCCCGGGAAAACCGCCGGGCCCTGGAGTATTTCACGGCCCAGGGCGGCCTCTTTTCCGTGGCCACAGGCCGGGCCCTGCCCAGCTTTGCGCCCATTGCCCCCACGCTGCCCATGAACGGCCCCACCGTCCTCTTTAACGGCGCGGCCATCTATGATTTTGCCCGGGGCGAGTACCTCTGCACCGCCTTTCTCCCGGACTCCATCCGCCGGGACCTCCACGCGGTAGAGCTGGCCTTCCCGGGTCTCGCCGCCGAGATTTATCACGACGGCAGCCAGATCCACACCCTCCACCCCAACGATTTGACCCGCAACCACATGGCCCTGACCCATTCCGCCGCCACGGAGGCGGACTCCATCCTGCAGGTGCCCATGCCCATCAGCAAGGTGCTGTTTGAGGAGACGGGCCAGCGGGGCCGGGACTTGGAGCGGTATATCCGCAGCCAGCCCTGGGCCCGGGACTTTGAGATCGTCCGCTCCGGAAAATTTTTCCTGGAAATCACCGCCAAGGGTGCCACCAAGGGGGCCATGACCCAAAAGCTGGCGTCTGTCCTGGGCATCCGGGCGGAAAATGTCTGCTGCGTAGGGGACCAGGCCAACGACCTGACCATGCTGGCCGCCGCGGGCCACGCCTTTGCCCCGGCCAATGCCATCGAGGCCGTGCGCCGGGCGCCGGGGGTGGAGCTGCTGCCGGACTGCCGGGAGGATGCCCTGGCGGCGCTGATAGACCGGCTGGACGGTCTTTATGCCTGA